Genomic segment of Alphaproteobacteria bacterium:
AGAAAAAGTATACTCGCCGATTACAAATCTGTTACAAAAGATCAGGATCGTATAGCTATCGCTCTTTTAAGATACTCTCCACAAGATGCCGTTACTGTTTTGACCGGAGGAAGCCTTGGAGAAGAAAACTATTTGGATGCTATCGTATGGTTGAAAATATTTCAGGATACCTTGGCGCCTACGCTTCCGGCATCTGGTCGTTTACCATTATATGATTTTCAACGCAGGCATATAGCTAAATTTGTGCTAGAGCAGAAAAATTCTTTGCGAGAAATAGCAAAAACTATGGCCGATACTATCTACAAAGAAATAAGTACTCCCAAAGGAGGGCCAAAAGCTACTCCCAAAGGGGGGCCAAAAGCTACTAAAGAACCAGAACTAAGTTGCATAGCAATAAGCCCTAATAAGGTTGAATTTAAAATAGACCAACGAATCGTCTCTTTGGATCAATTTGAAAATTGTATAGTTGGCTTATTTAATAGACATCAGGAACAAATGGACCTTAAACAGGCCCATGAAGAAGCTGTTGCTACCTTAGAGGACCGATCTTCAACGTTCCAAAAAAAAATTAGGGATCAGGTAGCTTCTGGGCTTTTTCTAAACTCTTTAGCTCAATATGAAAGGCTCGCAGAGGCTGTTCTGCATCTTCCTTAGGCTTCTATGAATTTTGTGGAGAGCAGGGATTCTCTCGGGTCATGCTCGAAAAAATCAATAGGGAAAAGAGTGCTATTTTTTAAAAACTTTTCGAACAAACCCTAAAATCTTCTTCGCCACGTGGTCAGGTTTTAACAGGCTCATCACATTTTTACCCTTAAGGGCGCCCGCCATATTTTCTTCAAATGACAAATCATTTTTAATGATAAGTGTTTTGAGGCCCCAGGGGCCATAGACCCGGGAATCACTGGGTCCAAATAATCCAACAGTGGGGGTTCCCATCGTTGCCGACAAGTGCATTAATCCCGAATCATTGCCCACAAAAAGTTTACATTGTTTCAAGCAGGCCGCCACTTCCAGTAAATGAATTTTACCCATTAAATCGATGGTTCGGTCTGCAGGAAGCCCTGCGAACAAAGTTTCCAGATTCTGCCGTTCATGGGCTGCCCCAAAAATAACAAATTTTGGGTGGGGAAAAAGATCTTTGTGTTTCAGAAGCTTGGTAGTTAACTCAGCAAAATATCCCTGGGGCCAAGTTTTTTTATCCCAGTTAGAGGCCGGCGATAGGGCGATATAGGTGGGGCCAACGGGCAGCAAGTGACGAGCCACCTTAAGATGTGGGTCGCCAATCCAGATTTTGTTAAAAGGGGTTTTAGTCAGCCCCATGAATTTGGCAAGCTGTTTTGACTTTAAAAGTTCAGTGGTTTTAGATCGCCATACCCGC
This window contains:
- a CDS encoding glycosyltransferase family 9 protein, yielding MKILFITSTHLGDAILSTGILDHLIVQHPGAEITVACGSVPAALFQDMPGLKKIQIVQKKKGGLHWLILWGRCVMTKWDLVVDLRGTGLSYFLWAQKRRVWRSKTTELLKSKQLAKFMGLTKTPFNKIWIGDPHLKVARHLLPVGPTYIALSPASNWDKKTWPQGYFAELTTKLLKHKDLFPHPKFVIFGAAHERQNLETLFAGLPADRTIDLMGKIHLLEVAACLKQCKLFVGNDSGLMHLSATMGTPTVGLFGPSDSRVYGPWGLKTLIIKNDLSFEENMAGALKGKNVMSLLKPDHVAKKILGFVRKVFKK